In one window of Rhizobium oryzihabitans DNA:
- a CDS encoding adenine phosphoribosyltransferase — protein sequence MTVIASELSAAIRSIPDYPKPGIIFRDITTLLGNPRAFRRAVDELVQPYAGTKIDKIAGMEARGFILGGAVAHQLSAGFVPIRKKGKLPHTTVRVAYSLEYGVDEMEMHVDAVQPGEKVILVDDLIATGGTAEGAVKLLRQMGAEIVSACFVIDLPDLGGRKKLEDLGVEVRTLVEFSGH from the coding sequence ATGACCGTTATCGCTTCGGAGCTTTCCGCTGCCATCCGCTCCATTCCCGACTATCCGAAGCCGGGCATCATCTTCCGGGACATCACGACGCTGCTCGGCAATCCGCGCGCTTTCCGCCGGGCGGTGGACGAGCTTGTGCAGCCCTATGCGGGCACGAAGATCGACAAAATCGCCGGCATGGAAGCGCGCGGCTTCATTCTGGGCGGAGCGGTGGCGCATCAGCTTTCGGCCGGTTTCGTGCCGATCCGCAAGAAGGGCAAGCTGCCGCACACCACCGTGCGCGTGGCCTACAGCCTTGAATACGGCGTGGATGAGATGGAAATGCATGTGGACGCCGTGCAGCCCGGCGAGAAGGTCATTCTTGTCGATGATCTGATCGCGACCGGCGGCACTGCCGAAGGCGCGGTGAAGCTGTTGCGGCAGATGGGTGCGGAAATCGTCTCCGCCTGCTTCGTCATCGATCTGCCCGATCTTGGTGGGCGCAAGAAGCTGGAAGACCTCGGTGTCGAGGTGCGGACACTGGTGGAATTTTCGGGGCATTGA